ctaccACAGGTATACATTTAGAACAGAGGTGACAGCTGCTATCCAATCAGTGTTTCTGTTGTAAAATGAGTCACATGACACATGCTGGTTACCATGACAGCTTTTAAACCAATTAAAAATCTTCATGAAGTCTAAACATTTTTTGAAGAATTTCACTGAAGTGatgactgaggaagaggaggatgagctTCCTCTCACCTGAGAACCCAAAGCAGATCACATGACCTCGCCTGTCACTGAACCGTCCAATGATTGGGTCATGATTCAGGTCCAATGAGAGATCAAGACTGATACTGGATCAATCACGTCTGATCAGCAAGTGATTGacaagtagaagaagaacattTAACCTGTAACTGTTTATTTGGTTTCTACTCATGGGACTGATCAGCTGACATCATAAGTAAACATGTAAACAGTGTTTCACAGTTTGAATCTTTTAGTTGAAGGTTGTAGTTCATAGTCTGGGGGATCCTCAcgctcttcatcttcttcatcgcTGACCTCATcttcttcacctgcagcaggtagaaCAGGTTTAGGGTTTAGGGGTGAGGTCaaaatgtccttcctctctactattccttgacctcagtggaaactgtcatgaggtcaaggaaaggtgtcaaggagaaCTGATAGGAATTAAGGAAAGCtgacagctgctcagagaatccaacttgactttcactaaactacgttGTCATCTgacgtcgtggtgaaacgacacatttctgaagatgaactacaataacctcagtggctccatcagcatgtttcagtgttttatgattcatatgttaCAGTAACTGAGATCTTATTcagatcatattcatactcttcttcttcttcttcttcagattgaatcatttacgttcgttcatgacgcgtcacgttaaatattgctacCGCAATGAATTGCgtccttactctcacataggaagctccggtgtgtcctctgctaaaggagataggaaaggaagtgTTGTAGCTCCTCTCATATGCAgttagagaatctgaacagctcttatcatggtgctgatcaaatacttctgggtcacgtcaagatttaggaaacttccttagACAATTCGACCTCAACCCCGGTCTAACCCTCACAGGAAGTAGCAGCTCAGTTTACCAGAGCAGTCACGTGAGTAAAAGAATATAAACAGAAAACTTACCAGGAGTTAATCAGAGACTTCAACCGAATCATTCAATAATCATCAATAAGTAATAATAACACATTAGCTCTGCGCTTGTTAGCTTCAGGTAACTCACCTACTGCGCAGTCTCCGTGCGACTTCTCCTGCTCCACCAGCTCACTGAGGAGCTGTGAGACGTTCACGATCAGATCGTTTATTCCGGTGATTAGAGAACTCAGTTTATTTTCTACTTGAACGCATATTTTCCGTCTCTGTCCATCTCGGAACTGTAGCTCAGCTGACAGCGCCATGCCGG
This sequence is a window from Scophthalmus maximus strain ysfricsl-2021 chromosome 18, ASM2237912v1, whole genome shotgun sequence. Protein-coding genes within it:
- the si:dkeyp-55f12.3 gene encoding uncharacterized protein si:dkeyp-55f12.3, with the protein product MSGMALSAELQFRDGQRRKICVQVENKLSSLITGINDLIVNVSQLLSELVEQEKSHGDCAVGEEDEVSDEEDEEREDPPDYELQPSTKRFKL